A section of the Spirosoma pollinicola genome encodes:
- a CDS encoding helix-turn-helix transcriptional regulator, whose amino-acid sequence MKISITDKNGSGIIRAFAQAIGATTSGRFVHIPESKGEGYLTGFTWGSDLRMMVRHYYLKEDIVIERTNELADGQDDVIFLLSGVYSFLQAEKHLAPERAYVFICVQALSSLMEMPSNTLFGSVTIAVSRAYLGHLFGEIDHPVVASLLQAKGNFAFETDLSPDLVKTAGDMLHQPVPEQLENRYYRLKCEELLCYVFALLMQREATPLSKMHINDFKSIYAIKQHLQAHLDEAPDIASLARRAHMSQPKLRKLFKQTFGKGVFEYYQSMRMQEAARLLKEKGLTVSEVGYQLGFMNLSHFSRVFAEHIGSKPKKFSALHVG is encoded by the coding sequence ATGAAAATTTCCATTACGGACAAAAATGGCTCGGGGATCATCCGAGCATTCGCTCAGGCTATTGGTGCGACCACCAGTGGACGTTTTGTTCATATCCCCGAGAGCAAGGGCGAAGGCTACCTTACAGGCTTCACTTGGGGAAGTGATCTGCGGATGATGGTGCGTCATTACTACCTCAAAGAAGATATAGTTATTGAGCGTACCAATGAACTGGCAGACGGGCAGGACGACGTTATTTTTTTGCTGAGTGGTGTTTATTCGTTCTTGCAAGCCGAAAAGCACTTAGCACCGGAACGGGCTTATGTATTTATCTGTGTACAGGCACTTTCTTCGCTGATGGAAATGCCATCAAACACGCTCTTCGGCAGTGTGACCATCGCCGTTTCCCGGGCGTATCTGGGTCACCTATTTGGGGAAATCGACCATCCCGTAGTGGCCAGTCTTCTGCAAGCCAAGGGCAATTTTGCGTTCGAAACCGACCTCTCACCCGATCTGGTTAAAACCGCTGGCGACATGTTGCATCAGCCCGTTCCCGAACAGTTGGAAAACCGCTACTATAGACTAAAATGTGAAGAACTACTGTGTTACGTATTCGCCTTATTAATGCAGCGGGAAGCTACACCACTGAGCAAAATGCACATCAACGATTTTAAATCGATTTATGCCATCAAACAGCATTTACAAGCGCATTTGGATGAAGCGCCGGATATCGCTTCGTTGGCCCGCCGAGCGCACATGAGCCAACCGAAGCTTCGGAAGCTTTTCAAGCAAACCTTTGGGAAAGGGGTCTTCGAGTACTATCAGAGTATGCGGATGCAGGAAGCCGCCCGGTTGCTGAAAGAAAAAGGGTTAACGGTCTCGGAGGTAGGGTATCAGTTAGGCTTTATGAACCTGAGCCACTTTTCCAGAGTATTTGCGGAGCATATAGGCAGCAAGCCTAAGAAATTTTCAGCCCTGCATGTTGGATAG
- a CDS encoding FAD-dependent oxidoreductase: MLVESKQVAIIGGGPGGLTLATLLQKKGVAVTVYERDGDRTKRMQGGTLDLHTESGLAALAKAGLLDAFKANYRPGADKVRVVDKQTHILDDDHTKNVTTTFGDDYHRPEIDRGALRAILLDSLQPNTVVWDSHVISLESVGNRWKLLFQNGTTSVADLIIGADGANSKIRSFVTPIKPVYCGVTIVEGQVYDSARNAPQIHALLKGGKIMALGDSKTITISAKGDGSLDFYTGWKAAANWAKDSGIDFNDSQQVQAWFKSKYADWDTLWLELVEGASLPLIARPQYCMPLDQSWEAQSNITVIGDAAHVMPPYAGEGVNMAMLDALELSESLTSDQFVDIKLANAHYEKQMFVRFAEIGQETLDNTDWMHSPGGLEKLVNLFNPTE, from the coding sequence ATGTTAGTAGAAAGTAAACAAGTAGCCATCATAGGCGGTGGACCAGGAGGCTTAACCTTAGCCACTCTTTTACAAAAAAAAGGCGTTGCGGTAACCGTGTATGAGCGGGACGGCGACCGAACAAAACGAATGCAAGGCGGTACCTTAGACCTGCACACCGAATCGGGGTTAGCGGCTTTGGCTAAAGCGGGCTTGCTGGATGCCTTTAAAGCCAATTATCGGCCTGGTGCCGATAAAGTGCGCGTTGTCGATAAGCAGACCCACATTTTGGATGACGACCACACTAAAAATGTAACAACAACTTTCGGAGACGATTACCACAGACCTGAAATTGACCGGGGCGCATTAAGAGCGATCTTATTAGATTCGTTACAGCCTAACACAGTTGTTTGGGATAGTCATGTGATCTCCCTGGAATCGGTTGGCAACCGTTGGAAACTACTATTTCAAAACGGTACCACTAGTGTCGCTGACCTAATTATTGGGGCTGATGGGGCCAATTCTAAAATTCGTTCCTTTGTTACGCCCATCAAACCGGTTTATTGTGGGGTTACCATTGTCGAAGGCCAAGTGTATGATTCAGCCAGGAATGCCCCCCAAATTCACGCCTTACTGAAAGGGGGCAAGATTATGGCCCTTGGCGATTCAAAAACAATAACCATCAGTGCGAAAGGCGATGGAAGTTTAGATTTTTACACCGGTTGGAAAGCAGCAGCCAACTGGGCTAAAGACAGCGGTATTGATTTTAACGACAGTCAACAGGTGCAGGCCTGGTTTAAAAGCAAGTATGCGGACTGGGACACCCTATGGCTTGAATTGGTTGAAGGAGCCAGTTTGCCGCTTATCGCTCGTCCGCAATATTGCATGCCTTTGGACCAATCTTGGGAAGCACAATCCAATATAACGGTGATTGGCGATGCGGCCCACGTGATGCCACCCTATGCGGGTGAAGGCGTCAACATGGCGATGCTGGATGCTTTAGAGTTGAGTGAGAGTTTAACTAGCGACCAGTTCGTGGATATAAAATTGGCTAATGCTCATTATGAAAAACAGATGTTTGTGCGATTTGCCGAAATAGGTCAAGAAACGTTAGACAACACCGACTGGATGCATTC